One stretch of Myxocyprinus asiaticus isolate MX2 ecotype Aquarium Trade chromosome 23, UBuf_Myxa_2, whole genome shotgun sequence DNA includes these proteins:
- the zbtb18 gene encoding zinc finger and BTB domain-containing protein 18 isoform X2: MKRFPGYEDNMEFPDHSRHLLQCLSEQRHQGFLCDSTVLVGDAQFRAHRAVLASCSMYFHLFYKDQLDKRDIVHLNSDIVTAPAFALLLEFMYEGKLQFKSLPVEDVLAAASYLHMYDIVKVCKKKLKQKATTEADSTKREEDASSCSDKVESFSEGGSTGRPATADLLQSDDEDMENKRDSPQEPGSMWMRLPSDRTASPTTSPREAEPHGPDTGKSPTGSPSSSTGSLSRRSTASRRISADADCVLDLSVKSGLTGGPGETMAGNPYFCSSVNPDSLQSSLVQVKVEKDTGSEDDELVSGDYEMEHSGMKEPPSTNGTHISLIAQRRLGLEAHLSALREASLASELEREDKEGDDDTDGLGGDSERAQEVAGVENSLLPYVSSMLGAPHTQIFMCPLCNKVFPSPHILQIHLSTHFREQEGVRVKPASDVNVPTCSICGKTFSCMYTLKRHERTHSGEKPYTCTTCGKSFQYSHNLSRHAVVHTREKPHACKWCERRFTQSGDLYRHIRKFHCELVNSLSVKSETLNLPTVRDWALEDSSQELWK; the protein is encoded by the exons ATGAAGAGGTTTCCAG GTTATGAAGACAACATGGAGTTTCCAGACCACAGCAGACATTTACTACAGTGTCTGAGCGAGCAGAGGCATCAGGGATTCCTTTGTGACTCCACTGTGCTGGTTGGTGATGCCCAGTTCCGAGCCCATCGTGCAGTGCTGGCTTCATGCAGCATGTACTTCCATCTCTTTTACAAGGACCAGCTAGACAAAAGAGACATTGTTCATCTGAACAGCGACATTGTCACGGCCCCAGCCTTCGCTCTCCTGCTTGAGTTCATGTACGAAGGAAAGCTCCAGTTTAAATCTCTTCCAGTGGAGGATGTGCTGGCCGCTGCAAGCTACCTCCACATGTACGACATCGtcaaggtgtgcaagaaaaagcTCAAGCAGAAAGCCACGACTGAGGCGGACAGCACCAAGCGAGAGGAGGATGCTTCCAGCTGCTCGGATAAGGTGGAGAGCTTCTCTGAGGGTGGAAGCACGGGTCGACCGGCCACTGCCGACCTGCTGCAGAGCGACGACGAGGACATGGAGAACAAGCGGGACAGCCCTCAGGAGCCGGGTAGCATGTGGATGCGTCTGCCCTCAGACCGGACAGCATCTCCCACCACTAGCCCCAGGGAGGCAGAGCCACATGGTCCTGACACTGGCAAATCCCCTACTGGCAGCCCCAGCAGCTCCACCGGCTCCCTGTCCCGCCGCTCCACGGCATCTCGGAGAATCTCCGCCGACGCAGATTGTGTGCTGGACCTCTCTGTGAAGTCTGGCCTGACCGGTGGTCCTGGGGAGACCATGGCTGGTAACCCTTACTTCTGCAGCTCAGTGAACCCAGATAGTCTGCAGAGCTCCCTGGTCCAGGTGAAGGTGGAGAAAGACACGGGCTCAGAGGATGATGAACTTGTGAGTGGAGACTATGAGATGGAGCACAGCGGTATGAAGGAGCCACCTAGCACCAACGGAACTCACATCAGTCTCATAGCACAACGCAGACTGGGTCTGGAAGCTCACCTCTCAGCCTTGCGCGAGGCCTCGCTAGCCAGCGAGCTCGAGCGGGAGGACAAAGAAGGCGACGATGACACGGACGGCCTAGGAGGCGACAGCGAGCGAGCGCAGGAGGTTGCGGGGGTTGAGAATTCCCTCTTGCCTTACGTCTCCAGCATGTTGGGGGCCCCACATACTCAGATCTTTATGTGCCCTTTATGCAACAAGGTCTTCCCCAGCCCCCACATCCTACAGATCCACCTTAGCACACATTTTCGTGAGCAGGAAGGCGTAAGGGTCAAGCCGGCCAGCGACGTCAACGTTCCCACCTGCTCCATCTGCGGCAAAACCTTCTCCTGCATGTACACGTTGAAGCGCCACGAGCGGACACACTCAGGCGAGAAGCCCTACACATGCACCACTTGCGGCAAGAGCTTCCAGTACTCGCACAACTTGAGCCGACACGCCGTTGTGCACACGCGTGAGAAGCCGCACGCCTGTAAGTGGTGCGAGCGGCGCTTCACGCAGTCAGGGGACCTGTACAGACACATCCGCAAGTTCCACTGTGAACTGGTCAACTCGCTCTCAGTGAAGAGCGAGACACTCAATTTGCCCACTGTCAGAGACTGGGCGCTGGAAGATAGTTCTCAAGAACTCTGGAAATGA
- the zbtb18 gene encoding zinc finger and BTB domain-containing protein 18 isoform X4, translated as MEFPDHSRHLLQCLSEQRHQGFLCDSTVLVGDAQFRAHRAVLASCSMYFHLFYKDQLDKRDIVHLNSDIVTAPAFALLLEFMYEGKLQFKSLPVEDVLAAASYLHMYDIVKVCKKKLKQKATTEADSTKREEDASSCSDKVESFSEGGSTGRPATADLLQSDDEDMENKRDSPQEPGSMWMRLPSDRTASPTTSPREAEPHGPDTGKSPTGSPSSSTGSLSRRSTASRRISADADCVLDLSVKSGLTGGPGETMAGNPYFCSSVNPDSLQSSLVQVKVEKDTGSEDDELVSGDYEMEHSGMKEPPSTNGTHISLIAQRRLGLEAHLSALREASLASELEREDKEGDDDTDGLGGDSERAQEVAGVENSLLPYVSSMLGAPHTQIFMCPLCNKVFPSPHILQIHLSTHFREQEGVRVKPASDVNVPTCSICGKTFSCMYTLKRHERTHSGEKPYTCTTCGKSFQYSHNLSRHAVVHTREKPHACKWCERRFTQSGDLYRHIRKFHCELVNSLSVKSETLNLPTVRDWALEDSSQELWK; from the coding sequence ATGGAGTTTCCAGACCACAGCAGACATTTACTACAGTGTCTGAGCGAGCAGAGGCATCAGGGATTCCTTTGTGACTCCACTGTGCTGGTTGGTGATGCCCAGTTCCGAGCCCATCGTGCAGTGCTGGCTTCATGCAGCATGTACTTCCATCTCTTTTACAAGGACCAGCTAGACAAAAGAGACATTGTTCATCTGAACAGCGACATTGTCACGGCCCCAGCCTTCGCTCTCCTGCTTGAGTTCATGTACGAAGGAAAGCTCCAGTTTAAATCTCTTCCAGTGGAGGATGTGCTGGCCGCTGCAAGCTACCTCCACATGTACGACATCGtcaaggtgtgcaagaaaaagcTCAAGCAGAAAGCCACGACTGAGGCGGACAGCACCAAGCGAGAGGAGGATGCTTCCAGCTGCTCGGATAAGGTGGAGAGCTTCTCTGAGGGTGGAAGCACGGGTCGACCGGCCACTGCCGACCTGCTGCAGAGCGACGACGAGGACATGGAGAACAAGCGGGACAGCCCTCAGGAGCCGGGTAGCATGTGGATGCGTCTGCCCTCAGACCGGACAGCATCTCCCACCACTAGCCCCAGGGAGGCAGAGCCACATGGTCCTGACACTGGCAAATCCCCTACTGGCAGCCCCAGCAGCTCCACCGGCTCCCTGTCCCGCCGCTCCACGGCATCTCGGAGAATCTCCGCCGACGCAGATTGTGTGCTGGACCTCTCTGTGAAGTCTGGCCTGACCGGTGGTCCTGGGGAGACCATGGCTGGTAACCCTTACTTCTGCAGCTCAGTGAACCCAGATAGTCTGCAGAGCTCCCTGGTCCAGGTGAAGGTGGAGAAAGACACGGGCTCAGAGGATGATGAACTTGTGAGTGGAGACTATGAGATGGAGCACAGCGGTATGAAGGAGCCACCTAGCACCAACGGAACTCACATCAGTCTCATAGCACAACGCAGACTGGGTCTGGAAGCTCACCTCTCAGCCTTGCGCGAGGCCTCGCTAGCCAGCGAGCTCGAGCGGGAGGACAAAGAAGGCGACGATGACACGGACGGCCTAGGAGGCGACAGCGAGCGAGCGCAGGAGGTTGCGGGGGTTGAGAATTCCCTCTTGCCTTACGTCTCCAGCATGTTGGGGGCCCCACATACTCAGATCTTTATGTGCCCTTTATGCAACAAGGTCTTCCCCAGCCCCCACATCCTACAGATCCACCTTAGCACACATTTTCGTGAGCAGGAAGGCGTAAGGGTCAAGCCGGCCAGCGACGTCAACGTTCCCACCTGCTCCATCTGCGGCAAAACCTTCTCCTGCATGTACACGTTGAAGCGCCACGAGCGGACACACTCAGGCGAGAAGCCCTACACATGCACCACTTGCGGCAAGAGCTTCCAGTACTCGCACAACTTGAGCCGACACGCCGTTGTGCACACGCGTGAGAAGCCGCACGCCTGTAAGTGGTGCGAGCGGCGCTTCACGCAGTCAGGGGACCTGTACAGACACATCCGCAAGTTCCACTGTGAACTGGTCAACTCGCTCTCAGTGAAGAGCGAGACACTCAATTTGCCCACTGTCAGAGACTGGGCGCTGGAAGATAGTTCTCAAGAACTCTGGAAATGA
- the zbtb18 gene encoding zinc finger and BTB domain-containing protein 18 isoform X3 encodes MRTAGYEDNMEFPDHSRHLLQCLSEQRHQGFLCDSTVLVGDAQFRAHRAVLASCSMYFHLFYKDQLDKRDIVHLNSDIVTAPAFALLLEFMYEGKLQFKSLPVEDVLAAASYLHMYDIVKVCKKKLKQKATTEADSTKREEDASSCSDKVESFSEGGSTGRPATADLLQSDDEDMENKRDSPQEPGSMWMRLPSDRTASPTTSPREAEPHGPDTGKSPTGSPSSSTGSLSRRSTASRRISADADCVLDLSVKSGLTGGPGETMAGNPYFCSSVNPDSLQSSLVQVKVEKDTGSEDDELVSGDYEMEHSGMKEPPSTNGTHISLIAQRRLGLEAHLSALREASLASELEREDKEGDDDTDGLGGDSERAQEVAGVENSLLPYVSSMLGAPHTQIFMCPLCNKVFPSPHILQIHLSTHFREQEGVRVKPASDVNVPTCSICGKTFSCMYTLKRHERTHSGEKPYTCTTCGKSFQYSHNLSRHAVVHTREKPHACKWCERRFTQSGDLYRHIRKFHCELVNSLSVKSETLNLPTVRDWALEDSSQELWK; translated from the exons ATGCGTACTGCAG GTTATGAAGACAACATGGAGTTTCCAGACCACAGCAGACATTTACTACAGTGTCTGAGCGAGCAGAGGCATCAGGGATTCCTTTGTGACTCCACTGTGCTGGTTGGTGATGCCCAGTTCCGAGCCCATCGTGCAGTGCTGGCTTCATGCAGCATGTACTTCCATCTCTTTTACAAGGACCAGCTAGACAAAAGAGACATTGTTCATCTGAACAGCGACATTGTCACGGCCCCAGCCTTCGCTCTCCTGCTTGAGTTCATGTACGAAGGAAAGCTCCAGTTTAAATCTCTTCCAGTGGAGGATGTGCTGGCCGCTGCAAGCTACCTCCACATGTACGACATCGtcaaggtgtgcaagaaaaagcTCAAGCAGAAAGCCACGACTGAGGCGGACAGCACCAAGCGAGAGGAGGATGCTTCCAGCTGCTCGGATAAGGTGGAGAGCTTCTCTGAGGGTGGAAGCACGGGTCGACCGGCCACTGCCGACCTGCTGCAGAGCGACGACGAGGACATGGAGAACAAGCGGGACAGCCCTCAGGAGCCGGGTAGCATGTGGATGCGTCTGCCCTCAGACCGGACAGCATCTCCCACCACTAGCCCCAGGGAGGCAGAGCCACATGGTCCTGACACTGGCAAATCCCCTACTGGCAGCCCCAGCAGCTCCACCGGCTCCCTGTCCCGCCGCTCCACGGCATCTCGGAGAATCTCCGCCGACGCAGATTGTGTGCTGGACCTCTCTGTGAAGTCTGGCCTGACCGGTGGTCCTGGGGAGACCATGGCTGGTAACCCTTACTTCTGCAGCTCAGTGAACCCAGATAGTCTGCAGAGCTCCCTGGTCCAGGTGAAGGTGGAGAAAGACACGGGCTCAGAGGATGATGAACTTGTGAGTGGAGACTATGAGATGGAGCACAGCGGTATGAAGGAGCCACCTAGCACCAACGGAACTCACATCAGTCTCATAGCACAACGCAGACTGGGTCTGGAAGCTCACCTCTCAGCCTTGCGCGAGGCCTCGCTAGCCAGCGAGCTCGAGCGGGAGGACAAAGAAGGCGACGATGACACGGACGGCCTAGGAGGCGACAGCGAGCGAGCGCAGGAGGTTGCGGGGGTTGAGAATTCCCTCTTGCCTTACGTCTCCAGCATGTTGGGGGCCCCACATACTCAGATCTTTATGTGCCCTTTATGCAACAAGGTCTTCCCCAGCCCCCACATCCTACAGATCCACCTTAGCACACATTTTCGTGAGCAGGAAGGCGTAAGGGTCAAGCCGGCCAGCGACGTCAACGTTCCCACCTGCTCCATCTGCGGCAAAACCTTCTCCTGCATGTACACGTTGAAGCGCCACGAGCGGACACACTCAGGCGAGAAGCCCTACACATGCACCACTTGCGGCAAGAGCTTCCAGTACTCGCACAACTTGAGCCGACACGCCGTTGTGCACACGCGTGAGAAGCCGCACGCCTGTAAGTGGTGCGAGCGGCGCTTCACGCAGTCAGGGGACCTGTACAGACACATCCGCAAGTTCCACTGTGAACTGGTCAACTCGCTCTCAGTGAAGAGCGAGACACTCAATTTGCCCACTGTCAGAGACTGGGCGCTGGAAGATAGTTCTCAAGAACTCTGGAAATGA
- the zbtb18 gene encoding zinc finger and BTB domain-containing protein 18 isoform X1: MMPVHFFRREQSRRVTGYEDNMEFPDHSRHLLQCLSEQRHQGFLCDSTVLVGDAQFRAHRAVLASCSMYFHLFYKDQLDKRDIVHLNSDIVTAPAFALLLEFMYEGKLQFKSLPVEDVLAAASYLHMYDIVKVCKKKLKQKATTEADSTKREEDASSCSDKVESFSEGGSTGRPATADLLQSDDEDMENKRDSPQEPGSMWMRLPSDRTASPTTSPREAEPHGPDTGKSPTGSPSSSTGSLSRRSTASRRISADADCVLDLSVKSGLTGGPGETMAGNPYFCSSVNPDSLQSSLVQVKVEKDTGSEDDELVSGDYEMEHSGMKEPPSTNGTHISLIAQRRLGLEAHLSALREASLASELEREDKEGDDDTDGLGGDSERAQEVAGVENSLLPYVSSMLGAPHTQIFMCPLCNKVFPSPHILQIHLSTHFREQEGVRVKPASDVNVPTCSICGKTFSCMYTLKRHERTHSGEKPYTCTTCGKSFQYSHNLSRHAVVHTREKPHACKWCERRFTQSGDLYRHIRKFHCELVNSLSVKSETLNLPTVRDWALEDSSQELWK, translated from the exons ATGATGCCTGTGCATTTTTTTAGACGAGAACAATCTCGGCGGGTAACAg GTTATGAAGACAACATGGAGTTTCCAGACCACAGCAGACATTTACTACAGTGTCTGAGCGAGCAGAGGCATCAGGGATTCCTTTGTGACTCCACTGTGCTGGTTGGTGATGCCCAGTTCCGAGCCCATCGTGCAGTGCTGGCTTCATGCAGCATGTACTTCCATCTCTTTTACAAGGACCAGCTAGACAAAAGAGACATTGTTCATCTGAACAGCGACATTGTCACGGCCCCAGCCTTCGCTCTCCTGCTTGAGTTCATGTACGAAGGAAAGCTCCAGTTTAAATCTCTTCCAGTGGAGGATGTGCTGGCCGCTGCAAGCTACCTCCACATGTACGACATCGtcaaggtgtgcaagaaaaagcTCAAGCAGAAAGCCACGACTGAGGCGGACAGCACCAAGCGAGAGGAGGATGCTTCCAGCTGCTCGGATAAGGTGGAGAGCTTCTCTGAGGGTGGAAGCACGGGTCGACCGGCCACTGCCGACCTGCTGCAGAGCGACGACGAGGACATGGAGAACAAGCGGGACAGCCCTCAGGAGCCGGGTAGCATGTGGATGCGTCTGCCCTCAGACCGGACAGCATCTCCCACCACTAGCCCCAGGGAGGCAGAGCCACATGGTCCTGACACTGGCAAATCCCCTACTGGCAGCCCCAGCAGCTCCACCGGCTCCCTGTCCCGCCGCTCCACGGCATCTCGGAGAATCTCCGCCGACGCAGATTGTGTGCTGGACCTCTCTGTGAAGTCTGGCCTGACCGGTGGTCCTGGGGAGACCATGGCTGGTAACCCTTACTTCTGCAGCTCAGTGAACCCAGATAGTCTGCAGAGCTCCCTGGTCCAGGTGAAGGTGGAGAAAGACACGGGCTCAGAGGATGATGAACTTGTGAGTGGAGACTATGAGATGGAGCACAGCGGTATGAAGGAGCCACCTAGCACCAACGGAACTCACATCAGTCTCATAGCACAACGCAGACTGGGTCTGGAAGCTCACCTCTCAGCCTTGCGCGAGGCCTCGCTAGCCAGCGAGCTCGAGCGGGAGGACAAAGAAGGCGACGATGACACGGACGGCCTAGGAGGCGACAGCGAGCGAGCGCAGGAGGTTGCGGGGGTTGAGAATTCCCTCTTGCCTTACGTCTCCAGCATGTTGGGGGCCCCACATACTCAGATCTTTATGTGCCCTTTATGCAACAAGGTCTTCCCCAGCCCCCACATCCTACAGATCCACCTTAGCACACATTTTCGTGAGCAGGAAGGCGTAAGGGTCAAGCCGGCCAGCGACGTCAACGTTCCCACCTGCTCCATCTGCGGCAAAACCTTCTCCTGCATGTACACGTTGAAGCGCCACGAGCGGACACACTCAGGCGAGAAGCCCTACACATGCACCACTTGCGGCAAGAGCTTCCAGTACTCGCACAACTTGAGCCGACACGCCGTTGTGCACACGCGTGAGAAGCCGCACGCCTGTAAGTGGTGCGAGCGGCGCTTCACGCAGTCAGGGGACCTGTACAGACACATCCGCAAGTTCCACTGTGAACTGGTCAACTCGCTCTCAGTGAAGAGCGAGACACTCAATTTGCCCACTGTCAGAGACTGGGCGCTGGAAGATAGTTCTCAAGAACTCTGGAAATGA